The proteins below come from a single Triticum aestivum cultivar Chinese Spring chromosome 5D, IWGSC CS RefSeq v2.1, whole genome shotgun sequence genomic window:
- the LOC123120411 gene encoding NAC transcription factor 29, with protein MPMGSSAAMPALPPGFRFHPTDEELIVHYLGRQAASMPSPVPIIAEVNIYKCNPWDLPGKALFGENEWYFFSPRDRKYPNGARPNRAAGSGYWKATGTDKAILSTPANESIGVKKALVFYRGKPPKGVKTDWIMHEYRLTAADNRTTKRRGSSMRLDDWVLCRIHKKCGNLPNFSSSDQEQEHEQESSTVEDSQNNHTVSSPKSEAFDGDGDDQLQLQQFRPMAIAKSCSLTDLLNTVDYAALSHLLLDGAGASSSDAGADYQLPPENPLIYSQPPWQQTLHYNNNNGYVNNDTIDVPQLPEAHVDDYGMNGDRYNGMKRKRSSGSLYCSQLQLPADQYSGMLIHPFLSQQLHM; from the exons ATGCCAATGGGCAGCAGCGCCGCCATGCCCGCCCTCCCTCCCGGCTTCCGGTTCCACCCCACCGACGAGGAGCTCATCGTCCACTACCTCGGCAGGCAGGCCGCGTCCATGCCCAGCCCCGTGCCCATCATCGCCGAGGTCAACATCTACAAGTGCAACCCATGGGACCTCCCCG GCAAGGCCTTGTTCGGGGAGAATGAGTGGTACTTCTTCAGCCCCCGGGATCGCAAGTACCCCAACGGCGCGCGCCCCAACCGCGCCGCCGGGTCCGGCTACTGGAAGGCCACCGGCACCGACAAGGCCATCCTGTCCACGCCGGCCAACGAGAGCATCGGCGTCAAGAAGGCGCTAGTGTTCTACAGGGGCAAGCCGCCCAAGGGCGTCAAGACCGACTGGATCATGCACGAGTACCGCCTCACAGCCGCCGACAACCGGACCACCAAGCGCAGAGGATCCTCCATGAGG CTGGATGACTGGGTGCTGTGTAGGATCCACAAGAAGTGCGGCAACTTGCCCAACTTCTCCTCCTCTGACCAGGAACAAGAGCATGAGCAGGAGAGCTCCACCGTGGAGGACTCGCAGAACAACCACACCGTATCGTCGCCCAAGTCGGAGGCcttcgacggcgacggcgacgaccagCTCCAGCTGCAGCAGTTCCGCCCCATGGCGATCGCCAAGTCGTGCTCCCTCACCGACCTGCTCAACACCGTCGACTACGCCGCGCTCTCGCACCTCCTCCTCGACGGCGCCGGCGCCTCGTCGTCGGACGCCGGAGCAGACTACCAGCTGCCGCCGGAAAACCCACTCATCTACTCGCAGCCTCCATGGCAACAAACGCTACACTATAACAATAACAACGGCTACGTGAACAACGACACCATCGACGTGCCTCAGCTACCCGAGGCGCATGTAGATGACTACGGCATGAATGGCGATAGGTATAACGGCATGAAGAGGAAGAGATCCAGCGGCAGCTTGTACTGCAGCCAGCTGCAGCTCCCGGCGGATCAGTACAGCGGCATGCTGATCCATCCGTTCCTCAGCCAGCAGCTGCACATGTGA